One stretch of Pigmentiphaga aceris DNA includes these proteins:
- a CDS encoding chemotaxis protein CheW: protein MTDSRQLLDDMEAALLDVDTGSPTNVPTATRGAILKIVRDIKDAAGVLSHHHVVSFVQVVEGVLNYVHQGGIPLTERLVALLLECGDHIRRLMNAGSIGQPQTADPGNDLIEQLRLYLKYSHGQYPVRPPGLRQWHITFDCGRDMLRHGTDPLSILHYLNTLGTIERVVTVADAVPVLDEFDPRSCYLGFALTFSSLAGLAIIEAAFESTDHESLRIVGAPEPLISAPSSHLRIRQARRPATTIDGFQVSVGDTVFVVPMDAIYECVMFTGSTSASYVAHRGQVLPVLRLRDYFGITGAADARENLVIIKRAGQRFGVVVDALLGDAQTQLRPTPTLFAATPAVAALSILGSGDVALVLDLDVLAAATRQVRSRTRAFPH, encoded by the coding sequence ATGACCGACAGCCGACAGTTGCTTGATGACATGGAGGCCGCCCTGCTCGATGTCGATACGGGCAGTCCCACTAATGTGCCCACCGCGACTCGCGGTGCCATCCTGAAGATAGTCCGCGACATCAAGGACGCTGCAGGTGTGCTGTCCCATCACCACGTCGTCAGTTTCGTTCAGGTGGTGGAAGGCGTGCTGAACTACGTCCACCAGGGAGGTATTCCCTTGACCGAGCGTCTGGTGGCCTTGTTGCTGGAATGCGGCGATCACATCCGCAGGCTGATGAATGCGGGTTCGATCGGTCAGCCACAGACGGCGGACCCTGGCAACGATCTGATCGAACAATTGCGCCTGTACCTGAAGTACAGCCACGGACAGTATCCGGTCCGCCCGCCTGGGCTGCGTCAGTGGCACATCACTTTTGACTGCGGCCGCGACATGCTTCGCCACGGGACGGACCCCCTGTCTATCCTGCACTACCTCAACACGCTGGGCACCATCGAGCGCGTCGTCACCGTGGCCGATGCCGTGCCGGTACTGGACGAATTCGACCCGCGATCCTGCTATCTGGGCTTTGCGCTGACATTCAGCAGCCTGGCGGGTCTGGCCATCATCGAAGCTGCGTTCGAATCCACTGACCACGAGTCCCTGCGCATCGTCGGCGCACCAGAGCCGCTCATCAGCGCACCCTCGTCACATCTGCGGATCAGGCAAGCGAGGCGACCAGCGACCACCATCGACGGCTTCCAGGTGAGCGTGGGAGACACCGTCTTCGTGGTGCCCATGGACGCCATCTACGAATGCGTGATGTTCACCGGTTCCACATCGGCCAGCTATGTCGCCCATCGCGGGCAGGTGCTGCCGGTGCTGCGCCTGCGCGATTACTTCGGCATTACCGGCGCTGCGGATGCCAGAGAAAACCTGGTGATCATCAAGCGTGCAGGGCAACGCTTTGGAGTGGTGGTCGACGCGTTGCTGGGCGATGCCCAGACGCAGCTCAGACCCACACCGACCTTGTTTGCGGCCACCCCTGCGGTTGCCGCGCTGAGCATTCTCGGCAGTGGCGACGTGGCGCTGGTGCTCGACCTGGATGTGCTGGCCGCAGCAACCAGACAGGTCAGATCGAGAACAAGGGCGTTTCCACACTGA
- a CDS encoding cache domain-containing protein gives MKLRHKLILLALVPLGLAMLAIAMTVRQQATTLSQQQYQALEQTYLASKEAELSHYVQLARTAIEPLYAERKNIPDAQSRALAMLARMDFGQDGYFFVYDMQGQSLMHPRQPDLIGRNLWNLRDPTGAPTIQQLSEKAFNGGGAVRYLWEKPSLNRHVAKLGYVVPLTDWNWMLGSGIYLDDVDAALQRHDQQAKRHIEDTLILIALITLVCLLAVVGCGLVLNISEHKTSDAKLRRLAQQVVLSQETERARISRELHDGISQWLVSVKLLLESSIARLGTSTGPVPETLARAHGRLNGALGEIRRISHGLRPTMLDDLGLPAALSELAREAGEMTGIDVLMQVSGNPVDLNDMAKTVLFRIAQEALTNIERHAAAQQIQLELGFTRSGVQLRVTDDGVGFDPAQVHQDPHRGLGLRNMRERLDSVGGQLEITSMHGDTRISAWIPMQHAIATDDDRDELLASIHARSAEPA, from the coding sequence ATGAAACTCCGCCACAAGCTCATCCTGCTGGCCCTGGTTCCATTGGGCCTGGCCATGCTGGCGATTGCCATGACCGTGCGCCAACAGGCAACCACCCTGTCGCAGCAGCAGTACCAGGCACTCGAACAGACCTACCTGGCCAGCAAGGAAGCAGAACTGAGCCATTACGTGCAACTGGCACGCACCGCCATCGAACCGCTGTACGCCGAACGCAAGAACATTCCCGATGCGCAGTCCCGCGCCCTGGCCATGCTGGCGCGCATGGACTTCGGCCAGGACGGCTATTTCTTCGTCTATGACATGCAGGGCCAGAGTCTGATGCACCCGCGTCAGCCGGACCTGATCGGCCGCAACCTCTGGAACCTGCGCGACCCAACCGGCGCGCCCACGATTCAGCAGTTATCCGAGAAAGCGTTCAACGGCGGCGGTGCAGTGCGTTACCTGTGGGAAAAGCCATCCTTGAATCGCCATGTGGCCAAGCTGGGCTATGTGGTGCCCCTGACGGACTGGAACTGGATGCTGGGCAGCGGCATCTACCTGGACGACGTGGACGCGGCCTTGCAACGCCATGACCAGCAGGCCAAACGCCATATCGAAGACACCTTGATATTGATCGCCTTGATCACGCTGGTGTGTCTGCTGGCCGTGGTGGGCTGCGGCCTGGTGCTGAATATTTCCGAGCACAAGACGTCTGATGCCAAGCTGCGCAGGCTGGCCCAGCAAGTGGTGTTGTCACAAGAAACCGAGCGCGCGCGCATTTCACGCGAGCTGCACGATGGCATCAGCCAGTGGCTCGTGTCGGTGAAGCTCTTGCTTGAATCCTCGATTGCCCGGCTTGGCACCTCGACCGGCCCGGTGCCTGAAACGCTGGCCCGTGCCCATGGCCGGCTGAACGGGGCACTGGGCGAGATTCGCCGCATTTCGCACGGTCTGCGCCCGACCATGCTGGACGACCTGGGCCTGCCCGCCGCGCTGTCTGAACTGGCTCGTGAAGCCGGCGAAATGACCGGCATCGATGTGTTGATGCAGGTCAGCGGCAACCCGGTTGACCTGAACGACATGGCAAAGACGGTGCTGTTCCGTATCGCTCAGGAAGCCCTGACCAACATCGAGCGCCATGCAGCGGCGCAGCAGATTCAGCTGGAGCTGGGCTTCACCCGCAGCGGCGTACAATTGCGCGTCACCGACGACGGGGTGGGATTCGATCCCGCTCAGGTCCACCAGGACCCGCATCGCGGCCTGGGTTTGCGCAACATGCGCGAACGCCTGGACTCGGTTGGTGGCCAGCTGGAAATCACCAGCATGCATGGTGACACCCGGATTTCGGCCTGGATTCCGATGCAACACGCGATTGCTACTGACGACGACCGCGACGAACTGTTGGCCAGCATCCATGCAAGGTCGGCTGAGCCTGCGTAG
- a CDS encoding STAS domain-containing protein, translating into MTRIETLAIDGGLTMDRAVELRQRFLHAIAHADTLRLTLANVTEIDSTGIQLLMATKRTAQASGKHLELVEHSSEVLAVFALLDLVAYFGDPIRVPPARPGLRQTMPPAPDRSSCAV; encoded by the coding sequence ATGACACGAATAGAGACGCTGGCTATCGATGGAGGTCTGACGATGGATCGGGCGGTCGAACTGCGCCAACGATTCCTCCATGCGATTGCCCATGCAGACACGCTGCGACTGACACTCGCAAACGTCACGGAGATCGACAGCACGGGGATTCAGCTCTTGATGGCCACCAAACGCACGGCGCAGGCAAGCGGGAAACATCTGGAGCTGGTGGAACACAGCAGTGAAGTGCTGGCGGTGTTCGCGCTGCTGGACCTGGTCGCCTACTTTGGTGATCCGATACGTGTGCCGCCCGCTCGCCCAGGCTTGCGCCAGACGATGCCACCAGCACCTGATCGATCCAGCTGCGCAGTATGA
- a CDS encoding YbdD/YjiX family protein produces the protein MLEEISKAGRYLSQTLRLMVGVPDYPTYVAHMKATHPDIAPMSYEEFFVERLNARYGAKGRASCC, from the coding sequence ATGCTTGAAGAAATCAGCAAGGCTGGCAGGTATTTGAGCCAGACGCTGCGCCTGATGGTCGGCGTGCCTGACTATCCCACCTACGTGGCGCATATGAAGGCCACGCACCCTGACATCGCACCGATGAGTTATGAGGAGTTCTTTGTGGAACGTCTGAACGCTCGGTATGGGGCGAAGGGCAGGGCGAGTTGTTGTTGA
- a CDS encoding AraC family transcriptional regulator: MCVAPVFVRPVLDAAQRDGHDCARLCRGLGFECKDLENPGFVLSHAEANTVIRRGIEALRRPFLGLELGMRCNIVNRGALALGLMASPTLGDAIKLKLKFPASAGLLLHTCGEYEAAGYVETAASLHGNHANVPFLTEKMFTSMVKIRRVLLGRHYAPSLVEFMHACPGGNLRVYEDFFGCTVRFDAMQNQLISPAHWMDVPLATSSPTSYQFACQLMQKECEQASATSTITLAVERLINKGLPHPPEPAQLARLLNISERTLRRKLAESGMTYQAMVNDGRKSRAIELVLSSRLGLRELATEAGFADVRSFRRAFTRWTGRSVSAARSEAATTDLD; this comes from the coding sequence GTGTGCGTGGCACCGGTCTTTGTACGCCCGGTGCTCGACGCAGCACAACGCGACGGACACGACTGCGCGCGCCTGTGCCGTGGCCTGGGCTTTGAGTGCAAAGACCTGGAGAACCCGGGCTTTGTCTTGTCACACGCCGAAGCCAACACCGTCATCCGTCGTGGCATCGAGGCGTTGAGAAGACCGTTCCTGGGCCTGGAACTGGGCATGCGTTGCAACATCGTCAACCGAGGTGCACTTGCCTTGGGATTGATGGCCAGCCCGACGCTTGGCGACGCCATCAAACTCAAGCTGAAGTTCCCGGCCAGTGCGGGTTTGCTGCTGCACACCTGCGGCGAATACGAGGCCGCAGGCTACGTCGAGACTGCCGCGTCCTTGCACGGCAATCACGCCAACGTACCGTTTCTGACGGAAAAAATGTTCACCAGCATGGTGAAGATACGACGCGTGCTGCTGGGCCGCCACTATGCACCCAGTCTGGTCGAATTCATGCATGCCTGCCCTGGTGGGAATCTGCGTGTCTACGAGGACTTCTTCGGTTGCACCGTCAGGTTCGACGCGATGCAAAACCAGTTGATATCCCCTGCGCACTGGATGGATGTTCCCTTGGCGACCTCATCACCGACGTCCTACCAGTTCGCCTGCCAGCTGATGCAAAAGGAGTGTGAGCAGGCAAGCGCGACATCCACCATCACGCTGGCGGTGGAACGCCTGATCAACAAGGGCCTGCCGCATCCGCCAGAGCCTGCGCAGCTTGCGCGCCTGCTGAACATCAGCGAACGCACGCTTCGACGCAAGCTGGCGGAATCGGGCATGACCTATCAGGCGATGGTCAATGATGGGCGCAAGTCTCGCGCCATCGAACTCGTGCTGTCCAGCAGGCTGGGCCTGCGTGAATTGGCGACCGAAGCGGGGTTTGCAGACGTGCGAAGTTTCAGACGTGCCTTCACACGCTGGACCGGACGCTCGGTGTCGGCGGCAAGAAGCGAAGCGGCAACCACCGATCTGGATTGA
- a CDS encoding carbon starvation CstA family protein — MSRPWQIVPWIGVAILGAFALGMVALSRGEHVNALWLVIAAVATYTIAYRFYSKFIADKVLRLDSTRITPAYKHNDGLDYVPTNKNVLFGHHFAAIAGAGPLVGPVLAAQMGYLPGTLWILAGVVFAGAVQDFIVLFVSTRRDGRSLGDLVKSELGQIPGVIALFGAFLIMIIILAVLALIVVKALVGSPWGTFTVGATIPIALFMGVYMRYIRPGRIAEVSVIGFVLLMAAILFGQSVHDSATLAPWFTFDGKQLTWALVIYGFIAAVLPVWLLLAPRDYLSTFLKIGTILGLAIGIIVVAPELKMPQVTRFIDGSGPVWSGNLFPFLFITIACGAVSGFHALISSGTTPKLLDNEKNARLIGYGGMLMESFVAIMALIAACVIEPGIYYAMNSPAALIGTTPEAVAQVVSSWGFVISPDVLIQTAKDVGENTIISRAGGAPTLAVGMAHILHQVVGGPGMMAFWYHFAILFEALFILTAVDAGTRAGRFMLQDLLGTFVPALKRTDSLPANLIATALCVAAWGYFLYQGVVDPLGGINTLWPLFGIANQMLAAIALTLCTCVLFKMKRDQYTWVTIVPTIWLLICTLTAGFQKIFDSDPRVGFLAHAARYKKALAEGTVLAPAKTAEEVNRIVFNDYVNATLTAAFVFVVLSVVIFGTRTILKARKQRDPHSKETPYEKMPADAQAV, encoded by the coding sequence ATGAGCCGTCCCTGGCAAATCGTGCCGTGGATCGGTGTCGCCATTCTGGGGGCCTTCGCCCTTGGCATGGTGGCACTGAGCCGCGGCGAACACGTCAACGCCCTCTGGCTGGTCATCGCCGCGGTGGCGACCTACACCATCGCGTATCGCTTCTACAGTAAGTTCATCGCCGACAAGGTGTTGCGCCTGGATTCCACGCGCATTACCCCGGCGTACAAACATAACGACGGCCTGGACTACGTCCCGACCAACAAGAACGTGCTGTTCGGCCACCACTTCGCCGCCATCGCAGGCGCGGGCCCCTTGGTCGGCCCGGTGCTGGCCGCCCAGATGGGTTACCTGCCCGGCACGCTGTGGATTCTTGCTGGTGTCGTGTTCGCTGGCGCGGTGCAGGATTTCATCGTGCTGTTCGTGTCGACTCGCCGTGACGGCCGCTCGCTGGGCGATCTGGTGAAGTCGGAACTGGGTCAGATCCCGGGCGTGATCGCACTGTTCGGTGCCTTCCTGATCATGATCATCATCCTGGCGGTGCTGGCGCTGATCGTGGTCAAGGCCCTGGTCGGTTCGCCCTGGGGCACCTTCACCGTGGGTGCGACGATACCAATCGCGTTGTTCATGGGCGTGTACATGCGCTACATCCGCCCAGGCCGCATTGCCGAAGTCTCGGTAATCGGCTTCGTGCTGTTGATGGCAGCCATTCTGTTCGGTCAGTCGGTGCACGACAGCGCCACGCTTGCACCCTGGTTCACCTTCGACGGCAAACAGCTCACCTGGGCACTGGTGATCTACGGTTTCATCGCCGCCGTGCTGCCGGTCTGGCTGCTGCTGGCACCGCGTGACTATCTGTCCACCTTCCTGAAGATCGGCACCATTCTGGGCCTGGCCATCGGCATCATCGTCGTGGCACCGGAACTGAAGATGCCGCAGGTCACGCGCTTCATCGACGGCAGCGGCCCGGTGTGGTCGGGCAACCTGTTCCCGTTCCTGTTCATCACCATCGCTTGCGGTGCGGTGTCGGGCTTCCACGCGCTGATCTCGTCGGGCACCACGCCCAAGCTGCTGGACAATGAAAAGAACGCACGCCTGATCGGCTACGGCGGCATGTTGATGGAATCCTTCGTGGCCATCATGGCGCTGATCGCCGCGTGCGTGATCGAACCCGGCATCTACTACGCCATGAACAGCCCGGCCGCGCTGATCGGCACCACGCCGGAAGCCGTGGCGCAGGTCGTGTCCAGCTGGGGCTTCGTGATCTCGCCCGACGTGCTGATCCAGACCGCGAAAGACGTGGGTGAGAACACCATCATTTCGCGCGCAGGCGGCGCGCCCACGCTGGCAGTCGGCATGGCGCACATCCTGCACCAAGTGGTCGGCGGCCCCGGCATGATGGCCTTCTGGTACCACTTCGCCATTCTGTTCGAAGCGCTGTTCATCCTGACCGCTGTGGACGCAGGCACGCGTGCCGGCCGCTTCATGCTGCAAGACTTGTTGGGCACCTTCGTGCCGGCCCTGAAGCGTACCGACTCCTTGCCCGCCAACCTGATCGCCACCGCCTTGTGCGTGGCCGCCTGGGGCTACTTCCTGTACCAAGGTGTGGTCGATCCGCTGGGTGGCATCAACACCTTGTGGCCGCTGTTCGGCATTGCCAACCAGATGCTGGCTGCGATTGCGCTTACGCTGTGCACCTGCGTACTGTTCAAGATGAAGCGTGATCAGTACACCTGGGTCACCATCGTGCCGACCATCTGGCTGCTGATCTGCACGCTGACCGCCGGCTTCCAGAAGATCTTCGATTCGGACCCGCGCGTCGGTTTCCTGGCCCACGCCGCGCGCTACAAGAAAGCGCTGGCCGAAGGCACCGTGCTGGCACCCGCCAAGACCGCAGAAGAAGTGAACCGCATCGTGTTCAACGACTACGTGAACGCCACGCTGACTGCTGCCTTCGTATTCGTGGTGCTGAGCGTGGTGATATTCGGTACCCGCACCATCTTGAAGGCCCGCAAGCAGCGTGACCCGCACTCGAAGGAAACGCCTTACGAAAAGATGCCTGCGGATGCGCAAGCAGTCTGA
- a CDS encoding helix-turn-helix transcriptional regulator, giving the protein MLDLTVHTYASGVLLFTGSSPSGFNLALEHRCAGCLLAISPASRIEAVLDWPGCEVHGGSSLLIDIRDVQTWRMHAGTFDCLVFPIDLLNRRLSHLLDRPLIKSVVFKPLDLTTVPGFPQILELVRVICRIYETESPLTHVRSITSGFEDMMLNFMLEVVPHSYSQLLKRSPAAISPRHVRRAVEYIQANARRAERIRLEDIAEAASVSVRSLQTGFASAKGMSPMEYLRTVRLEGARAELLNLSASRSVADVAAAWGYPHSGVFSRLYRAAFGELPSQTIKNKG; this is encoded by the coding sequence GTGCTGGATCTCACCGTACACACCTACGCTTCCGGTGTGTTGCTGTTCACCGGGTCATCGCCATCCGGTTTCAACCTGGCATTGGAGCATCGCTGCGCCGGATGCTTGCTGGCCATCAGCCCTGCGTCTCGTATCGAGGCGGTGCTCGATTGGCCCGGATGCGAGGTGCATGGGGGCAGCAGCTTGCTGATCGACATCCGCGACGTGCAGACGTGGCGAATGCATGCCGGCACCTTTGACTGCCTGGTCTTCCCGATCGATCTATTGAATCGGCGGCTATCGCATCTGCTGGATCGTCCGCTGATCAAGTCCGTGGTCTTCAAGCCGCTCGATCTGACGACGGTGCCAGGCTTCCCGCAGATTCTTGAATTGGTCCGCGTCATCTGCCGAATCTACGAGACTGAATCTCCGCTTACGCACGTGCGTTCCATCACGAGCGGTTTCGAAGACATGATGCTCAACTTCATGCTGGAAGTAGTGCCGCACAGCTATTCGCAGCTGCTCAAACGCAGCCCGGCTGCCATTTCGCCGCGTCATGTGCGCCGGGCGGTGGAATACATCCAGGCCAACGCACGTCGGGCAGAACGCATCCGCCTGGAAGATATTGCCGAGGCCGCCAGCGTCAGCGTTCGATCCTTGCAGACTGGTTTTGCCAGTGCCAAGGGCATGTCGCCAATGGAATACCTGCGTACGGTCAGGCTGGAAGGCGCGCGGGCAGAACTGCTGAATCTGAGCGCGTCACGCTCGGTGGCAGATGTTGCGGCTGCCTGGGGCTATCCGCATTCAGGCGTGTTTTCTCGCCTGTATCGGGCAGCCTTTGGGGAGCTGCCCTCGCAAACCATCAAAAACAAAGGCTAG
- a CDS encoding response regulator, with product MSFESLASVTTSTRILLVDDHPLVRDGLRARLDAMPNVTVVGEAENASEALRLADSVKPHLTLMDIGMKGVNGIELAGLFHARFPDIAVVMLSMHGNLEYVRQTAQAGARGYVLKDAPAHEIVTAIDTVMNGGMYYSAAIAARLVQATASTDPRDTLTARENDILARIGRGMANKQIAAEVGLSVRTVETHRLNIKRKLGIEGQAELIRYAVENCPE from the coding sequence ATGTCATTTGAGTCACTTGCTTCCGTCACCACATCCACCCGCATTCTGCTGGTGGATGACCACCCGCTTGTGCGCGACGGACTGCGGGCGCGACTGGACGCCATGCCCAATGTCACGGTGGTGGGCGAAGCTGAAAACGCATCCGAAGCATTGCGTCTGGCCGACAGCGTCAAGCCACACCTGACGCTGATGGACATCGGCATGAAAGGCGTCAACGGCATCGAACTCGCCGGCCTGTTCCACGCCCGCTTTCCCGACATTGCGGTGGTGATGTTGTCCATGCACGGCAACCTGGAATACGTGCGCCAGACCGCCCAGGCCGGCGCGCGCGGGTATGTGCTGAAAGATGCGCCCGCGCACGAAATCGTCACTGCCATCGACACCGTTATGAACGGCGGCATGTACTACAGTGCGGCCATTGCCGCCCGCCTGGTTCAGGCGACGGCGTCCACCGATCCACGCGATACCTTGACCGCCCGCGAGAACGACATTCTTGCCAGAATTGGGCGAGGCATGGCGAACAAGCAGATTGCCGCCGAAGTCGGTTTGAGCGTGCGTACGGTGGAAACCCATCGGCTGAACATCAAGCGCAAACTGGGGATTGAGGGGCAGGCGGAATTGATTCGGTATGCGGTGGAGAATTGCCCGGAATAA
- the ppsA gene encoding phosphoenolpyruvate synthase, translating into MSYVVPFEQLRATDVDTVGGKNSSLGEMISQLAGAGVRVPGGFATTAQAFRDFLSASGLDRKIRDRLETLNPEDVRALAETGGEIRQWIIDAPFPEQFEREVREAFAKLDADGLGSFAVRSSATAEDLPDASFAGQQETFLNVVGIDDVFEKIRHVFASLYNDRAISYRVHKGYAHADVALSAGIQRMVRSDTGAAGVVFTLDTESGFRDVVFITSSYGLGETVVQGAVNPDEFYVYKGTLESGHYPIVSRRIGSKMIKMEFDPERPGGRAVRTVDVAPELRNRFSLDDADVIELARYAVIIEKHYGRPMDIEWGRDGADGKIYILQARPETVKSQQTGAEVQQRYRLKATGNVLITGRAIGQKIGSGPVRLVGDVSDMDQVQPGDVLVTDMTDPNWEPVMKRASAIVTNRGGRTCHAAIIARELGIPAVVGCGDATDVLKDGALVTVSCAEGDEGRIYDGLIETEVEEVRRGDMPPIGIKVMMNVGNPQLAYDFAQIPNHGVGLARLEFIINNNIGIHPKAILDYPGVDGELKKAVESVARGYASPRAFFVDKLAEGISTIAAAFFPKTVIVRLSDFKSNEYRKLIGGSRYEPEEENPMLGFRGAARYISEDFAECFRMECEALKRVRNDMGLTNVEIMVPFVRTLKQAEKVIELLAENGLRRGENGLRVIMMCEVPSNAVLAEQFLAYFDGFSIGSNDLTQLTLGLDRDSGMEILAADFDERDPAVQALLKRAISACLEAGKYVGICGQGPSDHPDLARWLLDEGILSMSLNPDTVVDTWKKLAE; encoded by the coding sequence ATGTCTTATGTCGTGCCTTTCGAGCAGCTTCGGGCAACCGATGTCGACACCGTTGGCGGCAAGAACTCGTCTTTGGGCGAGATGATCAGCCAGCTGGCTGGCGCAGGCGTTCGCGTGCCGGGCGGCTTCGCCACCACCGCACAAGCCTTCCGCGATTTCCTGTCCGCCTCTGGCCTGGATCGCAAGATCCGTGACCGCCTTGAAACCCTGAACCCCGAAGACGTGCGCGCGCTGGCCGAAACCGGCGGCGAGATCCGCCAGTGGATCATTGACGCCCCGTTCCCGGAACAATTCGAGCGCGAAGTGCGTGAAGCCTTCGCCAAGCTCGACGCCGACGGCCTGGGTTCGTTTGCCGTGCGCTCTTCGGCTACCGCCGAAGACTTGCCCGACGCCTCGTTCGCCGGTCAACAGGAAACCTTCCTGAACGTGGTCGGCATCGACGATGTTTTCGAAAAGATCCGCCACGTTTTCGCCTCGCTGTACAACGACCGCGCCATCTCGTACCGCGTCCACAAGGGCTACGCGCACGCTGACGTCGCCTTGTCGGCCGGCATTCAGCGCATGGTGCGTTCCGACACCGGCGCAGCTGGTGTGGTCTTCACGCTGGACACCGAATCGGGCTTCCGCGACGTGGTGTTCATCACCTCGTCCTACGGCCTGGGCGAAACCGTGGTTCAGGGTGCCGTGAACCCCGACGAGTTCTACGTCTACAAGGGCACGCTGGAATCCGGCCACTATCCCATCGTCAGCCGTCGTATCGGCTCGAAGATGATCAAGATGGAATTCGATCCGGAACGCCCGGGCGGCCGCGCTGTGCGCACTGTCGACGTGGCCCCGGAACTGCGCAACCGTTTCTCGCTCGACGACGCCGATGTGATCGAACTGGCCCGCTACGCGGTCATCATCGAAAAGCACTACGGCCGTCCGATGGACATCGAGTGGGGCCGTGACGGCGCCGACGGCAAGATCTACATCCTGCAAGCTCGCCCGGAAACCGTGAAGTCGCAGCAGACCGGCGCAGAAGTGCAGCAGCGCTATCGCCTGAAGGCCACCGGCAACGTGCTGATCACCGGCCGTGCAATCGGCCAGAAGATCGGTTCCGGCCCGGTTCGCCTGGTCGGCGACGTGTCCGACATGGACCAGGTTCAGCCCGGCGACGTGCTGGTCACCGACATGACCGACCCGAACTGGGAACCGGTCATGAAGCGTGCCTCGGCCATCGTCACCAACCGTGGCGGCCGTACCTGCCACGCGGCCATCATCGCGCGTGAACTGGGCATCCCGGCTGTCGTGGGTTGCGGTGACGCCACCGACGTGCTGAAAGACGGCGCGCTGGTGACCGTGTCTTGCGCCGAAGGCGACGAAGGCCGCATCTATGACGGCCTGATCGAGACCGAAGTCGAAGAAGTGCGTCGTGGCGACATGCCGCCGATCGGCATCAAGGTCATGATGAACGTGGGCAACCCGCAACTGGCCTACGACTTCGCACAGATCCCGAATCACGGTGTGGGTCTGGCCCGCCTGGAATTCATCATCAACAACAACATCGGCATCCACCCGAAGGCAATCCTGGACTATCCGGGCGTCGACGGCGAGCTGAAGAAGGCGGTTGAATCGGTTGCCCGCGGCTACGCCAGCCCGCGCGCGTTCTTCGTGGACAAGCTGGCCGAAGGTATTTCGACCATTGCTGCGGCGTTCTTCCCGAAGACCGTGATCGTGCGCCTGTCGGACTTCAAGTCCAACGAGTACCGCAAGCTGATCGGTGGTTCGCGTTACGAGCCGGAAGAAGAAAATCCCATGCTGGGCTTCCGTGGCGCTGCGCGCTACATCTCGGAAGACTTCGCAGAATGCTTCCGCATGGAATGCGAAGCGCTCAAGCGTGTGCGCAACGACATGGGCCTGACCAACGTCGAGATCATGGTGCCGTTCGTGCGCACCCTGAAGCAGGCTGAGAAGGTCATTGAACTGCTGGCCGAAAACGGCCTGCGTCGCGGTGAAAACGGCCTGCGCGTCATCATGATGTGCGAAGTCCCGTCGAACGCCGTGTTGGCCGAGCAGTTCCTGGCTTACTTCGATGGTTTCTCGATCGGTTCGAACGATCTGACGCAGCTGACGCTGGGCCTGGACCGCGATTCCGGTATGGAAATCCTGGCTGCCGACTTCGACGAGCGTGATCCTGCGGTGCAGGCGCTGTTGAAGCGTGCGATCTCGGCTTGCCTGGAAGCGGGCAAGTATGTGGGCATCTGCGGCCAAGGCCCCAGCGACCATCCCGACCTGGCAAGGTGGCTGTTGGACGAAGGCATCCTGTCGATGTCGCTGAATCCGGACACGGTGGTGGATACCTGGAAGAAGCTGGCTGAGTAA